A window of Ictidomys tridecemlineatus isolate mIctTri1 chromosome 1, mIctTri1.hap1, whole genome shotgun sequence contains these coding sequences:
- the LOC101960892 gene encoding olfactory receptor 2T3: MESNLSTSFLLMGLFGNTTHTTLLYTLTFIIFLMALAGNALLILLIYSEPRLWTPMYSFISQLSLMDLLYISVTVPKMLVGQVTGDHTISPAGCGIQMFFYLTLAGGEFFLLSAMAYDRYAAICRPLHYPLLMTQRVCWLLVSGCWLLGALDGLLLTPITMSFPFCKSRKILSFFCEAPALLRLSCSDVSLYKMLMYLCCVLMLLVPAVVISSSYTLILLLIHRTSSAEGRRKALATCSSHMTVVLLFFGAAIYTYMLPGSYHTAQKDVMVSAFYTILTPVLNPLIYSLRNRDVTAALRSLLQSRRRLLRVLRGGTWE, from the coding sequence ATGGAATCAAACTTAAGCACCAGTTTCCTCCTCATGGGACTCTTTGGGAACACCACCCACACTACCCTCCTCTACACTTTGACCTTCATCATTTTCTTGATGGCCCTAGCTGGGAACGCCCTCCTCATTCTTCTCATCTACTCAGAGCCACGCCTCTGGACCCCCATGTACTCCTTCATCAGCcagctctctctcatggatctcctGTACATCTCTGTGACTGTGCCCAAGATGCTGGTGGGCCAGGTCACGGGAGACCATACAATCTCCCCTGCAGGCTGTGGGATCCAGATGTTCTTCTACCTGACCCTGGCAGGGGGTGAGTTTTTCCTCCTGTCGGCCATGGCCTATGACCGGTATGCCGCCATCTGCAGACCTCTACATTACCCACTGCTGATGACCCAGAGGGTATGCTGGCTGCTGGTGTCCGGCTGCTGGCTCCTGGGAGCACTGGACGGCTTGTTGCTCACGCCCATCACCATGAGCTTCCCCTTCTGCAAGTCCAGGAAGATCCTGAGCTTCTTCTGTGAGGCCCCTGCCCTGCTGAGGCTCTCCTGCTCGGACGTCTCCCTCTACAAGATGCTCATGTACCTGTGCTGCGTCCTCATGCTCCTCGTGCCCGCCGTGGTCATATCCAGCTCCTACACCCTCATCCTGCTCCTCATCCACAGGACCAGCTCAGCCGAGGGCCGCAGGAAGGCACTGGCCACCTGCTCTTCCCACATGACAGTGGTGCTACTCTTCTTTGGTGCGGCCATCTACACTTACATGCTCCCCGGCTCCTACCACACAGCGCAGAAGGATGTGATGGTGTCGGCCTTCTATACCATCCTCACCCCTGTGTTGAACCCCCTCATCTACAGCCTGCGCAACAGAGATGTCACTGCGGCTCTAAGGAGCCTGCTGCAGTCAAGGAGGCGCCTCCTGAGGGTCCTGAGAGGGGGCACCTGGGAGTGA